One genomic region from Xylocopa sonorina isolate GNS202 chromosome 8, iyXylSono1_principal, whole genome shotgun sequence encodes:
- the LOC143425775 gene encoding LOW QUALITY PROTEIN: uncharacterized protein LOC143425775 (The sequence of the model RefSeq protein was modified relative to this genomic sequence to represent the inferred CDS: inserted 1 base in 1 codon) — protein sequence MKMNQMKRMKINPKKKKXPRKKPTEITLDEKKSIQYLLTSRKTLNGSKDETESPPRKRFKGIAALSENNSSCLLISDTEDDIEVATINLDGEKKAPASSSVNQKSDDIVVVWSSTKSLPSTQNESKEVTEKEKNDKIFMIDCNPNLNNLSVLECNEEDTNEQSKKKTGKNDAEREEEKEMADSGLPLSKCGLKLPRPHNISKYITMKKPSTRVNRPRYLRIKRLLSQFSLSNTSAVPPKPSTSRMPTVPTKFAVCTKFPAICRFETGSKPYRPESPTPTSPEEESSDSDSDSEDLPEESESCNPFNTGLSGVQSFNPDLFAAGSSIPQTPNKLREIVIDGNNVAMAHTNGKMFSEEGLKLVIDYFKHRGHSVKAFVPQYRRATCHPMLERLYREGTVVFTPSRIVGGKRITPYDDRFILEYATMCGGIVVSLDNYRDLYEEKPEWRDTIKNRILAPTFVGNYVMFPEDPLGRNGPKLQQFLRY from the exons AGGAAGAAGCCTACGGAGATAACACTAGATGAGAAAAAAAGCATTCAATACTTGTTAACTTCAAGGAAAACCTTAAATGGATCAAAAGATGAAACTGAATCACCTCCAAGGAAAAGATTTAAGGGCATTGCAGCATTATCAGAAAATAATTCATCTTGCCTCTTGATATCCGATACAGAGGACGATATAGAAGTTGCAACTATTAATTTGGATGGTGAAAAGAAAG CCCCTGCATCAAGTTCTGTAAACCAGAAATCAGATGATATTGTTGTGGTATGGTCATCCACAAAATCTCTTCCTTCAACCCAAAATGAATCGAAAGAAGTaacagagaaagaaaaaaacgatAAAATTTTTATGATAGATTGTAATCCAAACCTGAATAACCTTAGTGTCTTGGAATGTAACGAAGAAGACACAAATGAACAATCTAAGAAAAAAACTGGAAAAAATGATGCAGAAAgagaagaggaaaaagaaatGGCTGATTCTGGTCTGCCTCTTAGTAAATGTGGGTTGAAACTTCCTAGGCCTCATAATATAAGtaaatatattaccatgaaaaaaCCAAGCACACGGGTTAATAGGCCAAGATATCTTAGAATTAAGCGATTACTATCGCAGTTTTCATTATCCAACACATCTGCTGTGCCTCCTAAACCTAGTACATCTCGTATGCCTACTGTCCCTACTAAATTTGCTGTATGCACTAAATTCCCAGCCATATGCAGATTTGAAACTGGATCTAAGCCATATAGGCCTGAATCACCCACACCTACATCGCCAGAAGAAGAATCGAGTGATTCAGATTCAGATTCTGAAGACTTACCTGAAGAATCTGAATCATGCAACCCATTCAACACTGGATTATCTGGTGTTCAATCATTTAATCCTGATTTGTTTGCAGCTggatcgtctatacctcaaacgccaaacaaattaaggGAGATAGTTATCGACGGCAACAATGTGGCTATGGC GCACACTAACGGTAAAATGTTCTCGGAAGAAGGATTGAAATTAGTTATAGATTACTTTAAACATAGGGGTCACTCTGTGAAAGCATTTGTACCTCAGTACAGGAGAGCAACATGTCACCCAATGCTTGAAAGATTGTACAGAGAGGGAACAGTAGTTTTCACGCCAAGTCGTATTGTTGGTGGCAAACGGATAACTCCGTATGATGATCG gtttatattagaatatgcaACGATGTGTGGAGGTATTGTTGTTTCTTTAGATAATTACAGAGACTTGTACGAAGAAAAACCGGAGTGGCGCGATACAATAAAAAATCGAATATTAGCTCCAACGTTCGTAGGAAATTACGTTATGTTTCCTGAAGATCCGTTGGGCAGAAACGGTCCGAAACTACAACAATTTCTGCGttattaa